From Gottschalkia purinilytica, one genomic window encodes:
- a CDS encoding 5-formyltetrahydrofolate cyclo-ligase, with the protein MDKNTLRKEILSQRKAMSLEEVNKKSDQVTDLLLSSEYYKNAKNIMAYIDFRNEVKTERLIKTALKDKKNIIIPISVVETRQLILSQLLDYDNELESGTYGILEPKKEFIREVEPSCIDLVLIPGVAFDRRGFRIGYGAGYYDRFLEKVDKSAPKIALSFELQMVSNAFEGPHDFPVDSIITENEVIICKR; encoded by the coding sequence ATGGATAAAAATACTTTAAGAAAAGAAATATTATCACAAAGAAAAGCTATGTCGTTGGAAGAAGTAAATAAAAAAAGTGATCAAGTTACAGATTTATTACTTTCATCTGAATATTATAAAAATGCAAAAAACATAATGGCTTATATAGATTTTAGAAATGAGGTCAAAACAGAAAGACTAATAAAAACAGCTTTGAAAGACAAAAAAAATATTATAATTCCTATAAGTGTAGTAGAAACTAGACAACTTATCCTATCTCAGCTATTAGATTATGATAATGAGCTTGAATCTGGTACATATGGCATACTAGAGCCCAAAAAAGAATTCATAAGAGAAGTTGAACCTAGTTGTATAGACTTAGTTTTGATTCCTGGAGTAGCTTTTGATAGAAGAGGTTTTAGAATAGGATATGGAGCTGGATACTATGACAGATTCCTTGAAAAAGTTGATAAATCTGCTCCTAAAATAGCCTTATCATTTGAGTTACAAATGGTATCTAATGCTTTTGAAGGTCCTCATGATTTTCCAGTTGATTCTATTATTACTGAAAATGAGGTAATAATTTGTAAAAGATAA